The DNA sequence AACTGACCGCCGGTGCGGCCGGCGGCGGCATGTTCACCCCGCAGGCGTTGACGGCGCTGGCGCTGACCAGCCGATCGGCGACCCCGGACCGGATCGCGGCGTCGACGGCGATCGACGCCGGTGGTCTGGTGCCCGACCTGGACGCGGTCAACAGCTGGAGCCAGCGGGTGCACGAGGTCGACCCGCTGGAACTGCTCGAGGTGCAGTTGTGCAACGTGACCGCCCCGTTCGTGCTGGTCAGCCGGTTGCGGTCGGCATTGGCGGCGGCGCCCGCGCGGCGCAAGTACGTGGTGAACGTGTCGGCGATGGAGGGCCAGTTCAGCCGGGGCTACAAGGGTGCCGGACACCCGCACACCAACATGGCCAAGGCGGCGCTGAACATGCTGACCCGCACCAGCGCGGCGGACATGTTCGCCGAGGGCATCCTGATGACCAGTGTGGACACCGGCTGGATCACCGACGAGCGGCCGCACCCGACGAAGATGCGGCTGGCCGAGGCGGGGTTCCACGCGCCGCTGGACCTGGTCGACGGGGCGGCCCGGGTGTACGACCCGATCGTGCGCGGCGAGCAGGGCGAGGACGTGTACGGCTGCTTCCTGAAGGACTACTCGCCGTCGGCGTGGTGAGCCCGTAGGTCGCGCAGGACGGCGCCGGCGGCACGCCAGCCGCTGGCCAGGGCGCCCTGGATCGACGGGCTGTCCCGGTGGTCGCCGGCGACGTAACGCCGGTCGCCGAGGGCGACGGGTTTGCGCAGGTTTCCCTGGGGCGGGTCGGCGGCCGGCAGGGCGTACGGCAGCTCGACCGTGGTCAGGTGGGTCCAGTCGGCGGTGGGACGCCCGTAGAGGCGGGCGAGTTCGGCCCGTACGACGGGCTCGGGTACCGCCGGACCGGCGACCGAGGTGGCGATCAGGTGCCGGCCGGGTGGCGCGTACGTCGGCGCGGCGTTGCTGACGACGACGGTGTTGGCGACGAGTTCGCGCCGGTCGCCATCGAGCAGCAGAACGGGTTCGCGCAGCGGTGCCTCGGGCGCGGCGTGGTAATAGGTGGTCAGGGCCCGCATCCGGGGAGCCGGTAGGTCGGGGAGCAGCCGGGCGGCGGTGGTCGGGTCGGTGGCGACCAGCACCGCCCGGCAACCGATCCGGGCGGCGGCGGTGTGGACGGTGCCGGGTGCGATGCGCTCGACCGGGGTGTCCAGCCGGATGCGGTCGGCGGGCAGTGGCGCGGCCAGCGCCCGGGGCAGGGCGGCCATCCCCGGGCGGGTACGCCGATCCGGCCGCGGGCGAACGAGCGGACGACCATCGCGAACACGTGGCTTGAGGTCGTCAGCTCGCGGTCGGCGAAGACGCCGGACAGGAACGGACGCAGAAGTTCCTCGATGATCCCGTGGGACAGGCCGGCGCGGCGCAGCGCGGTCTGGGTGCTGATCTCGGGTGCGGCGAGCAGCCGGTCCGGGTCGGTGGTGGCGAGCCGGGTGGCCAGCGCGGCGAACCGGAGCCGGTCGGACAGCCGGCCGATGCCGGCGAGTGCGGCGGAGGGTGCGCCGGTGGGGTCGCGCAGCGGGTTGGTGAGCCGGTGCGGTCGGCCGGCCCGGCGGACCAGCACGCCGGCGGTGAACTCGCGCAGGTCGAGCCGGTCGACGTCGACGAGTGCGGTGAGCCGCGGGTAGGCGGTGTTGAGGACCTGGAAGCCGCGGTCGAGTTGGAATCCGTCGACTTCGTCGGTGGTGACCCGGCCGCCGACGCGGTCGGACGCTTCGAGGAGTTGCCAATCGATGCCGGCCCGGTGCAGGCGGCGGGCTGCGGCGAGGCCGGCCAGACCGGCACCGATGACAAGAACGTCGGTGTCGACAATGGGTGCGCCCACAAAAAGCTCCCCCGTTTGGACTCGAACCAAAAACCTGCCGGTTAACAGCCGGCTGCTCTGCCAATTGAGCTACGGGGGACTGCTGTGCGCCCGGTTCCGGATCTCTCCGGCTCCCGGTGCCGGCACAACTTTACAGCAACTCCTCCACCTTCGGTCCAGGGGGTTCTTCGCGACACGCCACCCCACCAAAACGGGGCAAATCGCCGTGGTGCGCTCCGACACGCATGGTCTCGGAGGAGGATGGGTAGGTAACGGCAGGACAGACGACGCAGGCGCGACACCGTTGACCACGGGGCAGACCCGGGGCGCAACACCGCGTCAGGCATGGAGGGAGCCGCAATGCGCGGAAAGCTTTGGTTCATCGCCGGGGTCGCGGCGGGCTTCGTGATCGGCGCCCGCGCGGGCCGCGAGAAGTACGACGAACTGGTCGTCAAGGGCCGGAAGGTCCTCGACCACCCGACGGTGCAGGAGGCCGCCGGCGTCGCCCAGGCGCAGGCCACCCGCCTCTACAGCGAGGGGAAGGACCGGCTCAGCCACACCCGCCTCGGCGAGAAGCTGAGCCTCGGCGCCGGCTCGACCGGGGGCCAGGTGGACGACTTCGCCGGCTCCTCGGTGGGCAGCGGATCGACCGCGGCTTCGACATCGACCTCGAAGACGTCGAAGCCGTCGAACCCGAACGCCAACGGCAGCACCCTCTAGTCACGGGTGACGAAAGGGGGCCGGTCGCCACGCGACCGGCCCCCTTTCCGTGCGGTTCAGTCCTTCGTCGAGAAGGCCGCGTCGAACGACGCGGACGGCGGGTCGAAGGCCAGCCGGCGGACGAACGCGAGCGCGTCGGGGGCGCCGACCAGGCGGTCCATGCCGGCGTCCTCCCACTCGATCGAGATCGGGCCGTCGTAGCCGATCGCGTTCAACGCCCGGAAGCAGTCCTCCCACGGCACGTCGCCGTGGCCGGTGGAGACGAAGTCCCAACCCCGGCGCATGTCGGCCCACGGCAGGTGGGAGGCGAGCCGGCCACGCCGGCCGTCCCCGGTACGGACCTTCGCGTCCTTGCAGTCGACGTGGTAGATCCGGTCGGCGAAGTCGAAGATGAAGTTCACCGGGTCCAGCTCCTGCCACACGAAGTGCGACGGGTCCCAGTTGAGGCCGAACGCCGGCCGGTGGCCGATCGCCTCCAGGGTGCGCTTGGTGGTGTAGTAGTCGTACGCGATCTCGCTGGGGTGGACCTCGTGGGCGAAACGGACGCCGACCTCGTCGAAGACGTCGAGGATCGGGTTCCAGCGGTCGGCGAAGTCCTGGTAGCCGCGGTCGATCATCTCCGGCGGCACCGGCGGGAACATGGCCAGCGTGTGCCAGATCGACGACCCGGTGAAGCCGATGACGGTCTTGACGCCGAACTTCGCGGCGGCGCGGGCGGTGTCCTTGAGCTCCTCGGCGGCCCGCTGCCGGACCCCCTCGGGCTCGCCGTCCCCCCAGATCCGGCCGGGCAGGATGCCCTTGTGCCGCTCGTCGATCGGGTGGTCGCAGACCGCCTGGCCGACCAGGTGGGCCGAGATCGCGAAGACCTGGAGGTTGTACTTGGCCAGCGTCTCGCGCTTGCGATCGACGTACGTGTCGTCCGACAGCGCCTTGTCGACCTCGAAGTGGTCACCGCCGCAGGCGATCTCCAGGCCGTCGTAGCCCCACTCGGAGGCCAGCCGGCACACCTCCTCGAACGGGAGGTCGGCCCACTGGCCGGTGAAAAGCGTGATGGGTCGCGCCATTGTCCTACTCCCCTGTCGTGACGCGGGATTCGCGGGCGGCGGCACGCTGACGCGGCGCCGGTGGGGTGGCGCGAGGAGACCATGGTGCGTGGCGGCCACGGCGGTCACCGGTGGGTGCTTTCACACCTGGTCCGACAGGTGCATTCGCACCCGGGCCAGGCTGCTCCACACCTGGGCCGACGGTGCTTCCACACCCGGGCCCAGGCTGCTCCGCACCTGGGCCTGGCGGGTTGCGCCTCCCGCCAGGTCACCGGCCACCGCCGAGGGTCGCCGCCCACACTCTAACTCAGGGAAGTGTCCACTTCTGGTTCGCGCCGGTGCCGCAGGCCCACAGGTGCACCGGGGTGCTGTCGGCGGAGTTGTTGCCGGACACGTCCAGGCACTTGGCGGACGCCGGGTTCACCAGCGTCTGGTTCGCCTGCGGCGCCCAGTTCTGCGCGCCGGACCCGTTGCAGGTCCACAACTGGATCTTCGTACCGTTCGCCGTACCCGCACCCGACACGTCGAGGCACTTGCCGAGGGCCCGCAGCGTCTGGCCGTTGCGGGTCCAGGTCTGGGCCGCCGTGCCGTTGCAGGTGTAGAGCTGGACCTGCGTGCCGTCGGCCGTCGCACCACTTCGTACGTCGAGGCACTTGCCGGCCAGGCCGACCACCGGGCCGGTGCCGCCGGTCGGCGGCGGGCCGCCGAGTTCCCGGATCCGGACGTTGCGGAACGAGACGTCGTCGCCCGTACCGTGGTTCTGCAGGCCGATGTGGCCGGCCAGCGAGCGGGCCGGGTCGGTGTTGGTGAAATCGTTGATCTTGGCACCGTTGAGGAAGATCTGCAGCCGCTCCCCCTCGACCAGCAGCTCGTAGGTGTTCCAGGTGCCGGGCGGGTTGAGCGCCGCGTCGCGGGCAGCGAGGTCGGCGGACTTGAATGTGTAGACCGCGCCGGTGGTGCGGTCGGCGGCGTCGGTCGCGTCGATCTGGATCTCGTAGCCGTTGTTCACCGCCGACCACGGGTCGGTCGACGGCGGGAAGCCGATGAAGACGCCCGAGTTGTCGTCACCGGCCATCCGCCAGTCCAGCTTCAACGAGTACGACGTGAACTGCCGGGCGCTGTACCAGTACAGGCCCATCCCGCCGACCGAGGTGAGCGTGGCGTCGGAATTGGTGAAGCTGCCCGGCCCGGCCTGCGACCAGCCGGCGGTCGACCCGTTGTAGAGGGTGGTGTAGCCGGTCTCGGCGCGGCAGTCGGCCTGCACCCGGCCGGCGGCGTAGCGGATCCCGCCGAGCAGGTGGGTGCGGAACGCGGGTTCGGCGTACGACGCCTGGGTGTGTCCGCCGCCGGTGTAGAAGGACCGGCCGCCGCCGTACGTCTTGCACCAGGCGATCGGGTGGTCGGCGCCCATCGACCCGCCGGAGTACGACGACTCGTCGAGGGTGGCCAGCACCTTCGCGCCGGAGCGGGGGTTGGTCTGGTAGTTGTACCACTCGTCGGTGCGGGTCCAGGTCTGCGGCAGGTGCGCGGTCGCGGCGTGCGACCGGTCCTCGACCCTGATGTTGGCCTGCTGGATCGCCGGGTGCGAGGCGAAGTAGCCGCCGACCAGGTTGCCGTAGAAGGACCAGCCGTACTCGGTGTCGGCGGCGGCGTGCACGCCGACGTATCCCCGGCCGCCGGCGAGGTACGACTCGAAGGCGGTCTGCTGGCTGGCGTTGAGCACGTCGCCGGTGGTGTTGAGGAAGACGACCACCTCGTACTGGTTGAGGTTGGCGGTGGTGAACGCCGCCGCGTCCTCGGTGGCGGTGACCGTGAAGTTGTTGGCCGCCCCGAGGTCGCGGATGGTCTGGATGCCGATCGGGATCGAGTCGTGGCGGAAGCCGGCGGTCTTGGAGAAGACCAGCACGTCGTACGGGGCGTCGGTGGGGCTGGCGCTGGCCGGGCCGGCGGGGGCGCTGGTGCAGGCCAGGGCAGCCAGGCAAGCGGTGGCGAGG is a window from the Polymorphospora rubra genome containing:
- a CDS encoding sugar phosphate isomerase/epimerase family protein; this encodes MARPITLFTGQWADLPFEEVCRLASEWGYDGLEIACGGDHFEVDKALSDDTYVDRKRETLAKYNLQVFAISAHLVGQAVCDHPIDERHKGILPGRIWGDGEPEGVRQRAAEELKDTARAAAKFGVKTVIGFTGSSIWHTLAMFPPVPPEMIDRGYQDFADRWNPILDVFDEVGVRFAHEVHPSEIAYDYYTTKRTLEAIGHRPAFGLNWDPSHFVWQELDPVNFIFDFADRIYHVDCKDAKVRTGDGRRGRLASHLPWADMRRGWDFVSTGHGDVPWEDCFRALNAIGYDGPISIEWEDAGMDRLVGAPDALAFVRRLAFDPPSASFDAAFSTKD
- a CDS encoding ThuA domain-containing protein produces the protein MRRFVRSSIGLATACLAALACTSAPAGPASASPTDAPYDVLVFSKTAGFRHDSIPIGIQTIRDLGAANNFTVTATEDAAAFTTANLNQYEVVVFLNTTGDVLNASQQTAFESYLAGGRGYVGVHAAADTEYGWSFYGNLVGGYFASHPAIQQANIRVEDRSHAATAHLPQTWTRTDEWYNYQTNPRSGAKVLATLDESSYSGGSMGADHPIAWCKTYGGGRSFYTGGGHTQASYAEPAFRTHLLGGIRYAAGRVQADCRAETGYTTLYNGSTAGWSQAGPGSFTNSDATLTSVGGMGLYWYSARQFTSYSLKLDWRMAGDDNSGVFIGFPPSTDPWSAVNNGYEIQIDATDAADRTTGAVYTFKSADLAARDAALNPPGTWNTYELLVEGERLQIFLNGAKINDFTNTDPARSLAGHIGLQNHGTGDDVSFRNVRIRELGGPPPTGGTGPVVGLAGKCLDVRSGATADGTQVQLYTCNGTAAQTWTRNGQTLRALGKCLDVSGAGTANGTKIQLWTCNGSGAQNWAPQANQTLVNPASAKCLDVSGNNSADSTPVHLWACGTGANQKWTLP